A region from the Benincasa hispida cultivar B227 chromosome 8, ASM972705v1, whole genome shotgun sequence genome encodes:
- the LOC120082516 gene encoding sulfite exporter TauE/SafE family protein 5-like, with the protein MKKTQFAFAFLVLSLAINVSHAKQIKPFSDLTSIHHFLNKTQQWRTTHQALFHQTHLPISPPIVVAGVLCFIAASLSSAGGIGGGGLYIPILTIVAGVDLKTASSLSAFMVTGGSIANVLSNFCSKSGGNCLINFDIALLTEPCMLLGVSIGVICNLAFPEWVTTILFAIFLAWSTMKTCKSGMVYWEMESEELRNTGCKLEDGLEKENEAKIVEEPLLPTQENCKLRLPSMKLGALVLVWSCFYLIYLLRGNRDGRGLLPIETCGTGYWIISSLQVPVAIAFTLWILYKQKSPQPEDSPQKELEEARPAVEPSKKLIFPVMAFLAGILGGMFGIGGGMLISPFLLQVGIVPEITAATCSFMVFFSATMSACQYLLLGMEHAEIAIIFAIVCFIASVLGLVVVQKAIRDYGRASLIIFSVSIVMALSTVLMTTFGALNVFRDYIAGNPMGFKSPC; encoded by the exons ATGAAGAAAACCCAATTCGCCTTCGCCTTTTTGGTTCTTTCGCTTGCCATTAATGTTTCTCACGCCAAGCAAATCAAACCCTTTTCCGATCTCACTTCCATTCATCACTTCCTCAACAAAACCCAACAATGGCGAACCACCCACCAAGCCCTATTCCATCAAACCCATCTTCCCATTTCGCCTCCCATTGTAGTAGCCGGAGTTCTCTGTTTTATCGCCGCTTCTTTATCCAGCGCCGGCGGGATTGGCGGCGGCGGGCTTTATATACCTATTTTGACGATTGTAGCCGGTGTAGACCTCAAAACAGCTTCAAGTCTCTCGGCTTTTATGGTAACTGGAGGGTCGATTGCGAATGTATTGAGCAATTTCTGCTCCAAATCAGGGGGGAATTGTTTGATTAACTTTGATATTGCTCTTTTGACTGAACCTTGCATGTTATTAGGAGTGAGTATTGGAGTTATTTGCAACCTTGCGTTTCCTGAATGGGTTACTACTATTCTGTTTGCTATTTTTCTTGCTTGGTCGACCATGAAAACTTGTAAAAGTGGGATGGTGTATTGGGAAATGGAAAGTGAAGAGCTTAGGAATACTGGGTGTAAACTGGAAGATGGATTAGAGAAAGAAAACGAAGCTaaaattgttgaagaacctCTGTTGCCCACACAAGAAAATTGCAAATTGAGACTTCCTTCAATGAAATTGGGGGCTTTGGTTCTTGTCTGGTCTTGTTTCTATCTCATTTATCTTCTTCGTGGCAACCGAGATGGACGG GGTCTTTTACCAATCGAAACATGTGGAACAGGATATTGGATTATCTCTTCGCTCCAAGTTCCGGTGGCCATAGCTTTCACTCTCTGGATTCTTTACAAACAGAAGAGCCCTCAACCTGAAGATTCCCCTCAGAAG GAGTTAGAAGAAGCACGGCCTGCTGTCGAACCATCAAAGAAACTGATCTTCCCAGTAATGGCATTTTTAGCTGGGATTTTGGGTGGCATGTTTGGGATCGGCGGTGGCATGCTCATAAGCCCTTTCCTTCTTCAAGTTGGAATAGTTCCTGAG aTAACGGCTGCAACTTGCTCCTTCATGGTCTTCTTCTCGGCTACAATGTCAGCTTGCCAGTATTTGCTGCTGGGAATGGAGCATGCTGAAATTGCAATCATCTTCGCCATCGTCTGCTTCATTGCCTCTGTGCTCGGATTGGTAGTGGTTCAGAAGGCGATTCGTGATTATGGAAGGGCATCTCTCATCATCTTCTCAGTTAGTATAGTGATGGCTTTGAGTACTGTTTTGATGACCACATTTGGTGCCCTTAATGTTTTCAGGGACTACATTGCTGGAAACCCTATGGGATTTAAATCACCttgttaa